Proteins encoded together in one Coffea arabica cultivar ET-39 chromosome 2c, Coffea Arabica ET-39 HiFi, whole genome shotgun sequence window:
- the LOC140034959 gene encoding uncharacterized protein At2g39795, mitochondrial-like, which produces MALTNTLRRVASRAVPFASRVFQATTPRYAHRGSALFSAVNRRFDLSHSVFKSSLPSTFHHFSTRPASDESLLKVIQDEIQCAVDADENIDKVEELPSNFPFKLEDNPGLQTVTLTREYQGETIVVEVEMPSTVTGNYEENDDDDGDAGDEKAAQSQLPLVVRVSKSHGPCLEFGCTAYPDDIVIDSLSVKDPDASEDEIAYEGPEFTELDENLQKAFHKYLEIRGVKPSTTNFLHEYMINKDSKEYVMWLKNLKKFVEA; this is translated from the exons ATGGCTCTGACTAACACTCTTAGAAGGGTTGCTTCGCGAGCTGTACCTTTCGCCTCCCGAGTCTTCCAAGCAACCACCCCACGGTACGCCCACCGCGGCTCTGCTCTCTTCTCCGCCGTCAACCGCCGCTTCGATCTGTCACACTCCGTCTTTAAAAGCTCATTGCCGTCGACCTTCCATCATTTCTCAACTCGGCCGGCTTCAGATGAGTCACTCCTCAAAGTTATTCAGGACGAGATTCAGTGTGCCGTGGATGCTGATGAAAATATCGACAAG GTTGAGGAGCTTCCATCTAACTTTCCGTTCAAACTTGAAGATAATCCTGGACTGCAGACTGTAACTCTAACAAGGGAGTATCAAGGTGAAACCATCGTTGTAGAAGTCGAGATGCCTAGCACTGTCACTGGGAATTACGAggaaaatgatgatgatgatggtgatGCTGGTGATGAGAAGGCAGCACAGTCTCAGCTTCCTTTGGTAGTCAGAGTTTCCAAGAGCCATGGACCATGTCTGGAGTTTGGTTGCACCGCTTATCCAGATGATATTGTAATTGATAGCTTGTCAGTAAAGGATCCAGATGCTTCAGAGGATGAAATTGCATATGAAGGACCTGAATTCAC GGAGTTGGATGAGAATCTGCAGAAGGCTTTCCACAAGTATCTGGAGATTAGGGGAGTCAAACCCAGCACAACAAACTTCTTGCATGAGTACATGATCAACAAAGATAGCAAGGAATACGTGATGTGGCTCAAGAATCTCAAGAAGTTTGTTGAAGCATGA
- the LOC113730439 gene encoding uncharacterized protein translates to MATDDSLTNLPTSHLLGSVPAVVTEAKSPSSQGAPGANLQIFPPNNGGNNWRGYQTLGGQSEADGEQSVNESANNWKGFFSISSYTQYFNVDTDIVLNRILSSFYPSSGDFFSKIDANPDLYGLIWISTTLIFVIASLGNCATYLMHKRTDSTTAWSFDVSYVNVATFAIYGYALLVPLGFYFLLQYMGSNASLVRFWCLWGYSLFIFILSSFLLIIPNEFLRWVVILLSGAASAGFVALNLKSYTPTNDMTFVSVAAFGLQIGLAIFLKMWFFP, encoded by the exons ATGGCAACGGACGATTCTCTGACCAATCTCCCCACCAGCCACCTACTTGGCTCGGTCCCG GCTGTGGTAACTGAAGCAAAGAGCCCCAGTTCCCAGGGAG CTCCTGGAGCAAATTTGCAAATATTTCCTCCAAATAATGGTGGAAACAACTGGCGTGGTTATCAAACTCTTGGAGGTCAAAGTG AAGCTGATGGAGAACAATCAGTAAACGAATCAGCAAACAACTGGAAAGGATTCTTTAGCATCTCCTCATATACACAGTATTTCAATGTAGATACAGACATTGTCTTGAACAGAATCCTGAGCTCATTTTATCCAAGCAGCGGGGATTTTTTTAGCAAGATCGATGCCAATCCAGATTT GTATGGCCTCATCTGGATCTCCACCACGTTGATTTTTGTCATTGCCTCCCTTGGTAATTGTGCCACTTATCTGATGCACAAGAGAACTGATAGCACTACAGCTTGGAGTTTTGATGTCAGCTATGTCAATGTGGCTACATTTGCCATCTATGGTTATGCACTCCTTGTGCCTCTgggattttattttttgcttcagTACATGGGTTCAAATGCCAGCCTAGTACGCTTTTGGTGCTTGTGGGGATATtcccttttcattttcattctcagCTCT TTTTTGTTGATTATTCCAAATGAATTTCTTCGCTGGGTTGTGATACTACTGAGTGGTGCGGCATCAGCTGGCTTTGTTGCCTTGAATCTCAAATCTTACACACCAACAAATGATATGACCTTTGTGTCAGTAGCTGCATTTGGTCTGCAAATAGGTCTTGCAATCTTCCTCAAGATGTGGTTCTTCCCTTGA
- the LOC140034958 gene encoding delta-1-pyrroline-5-carboxylate synthase-like isoform X3, translating to MGSNADLTRAFVKDVKRVIVKVGTAIVTQADGRLALGRLGALCEQIQELNSEGYEVILVTSGAVGAGRQRLRYRRLVNSSFADLQKPQHELDGKACAAVGQNSLMALYDSLFSQLDVTSAQLLVTDNDFRDPDFRKQLSETVKSLLSLKVIPILNENDAVSTRKAPYEDSSGIFWDNDSLAALLALELKADLLVLLSDVEGLYSGPPSDPKSKLIHTYVKERHEGAITFGNKSRVGRGGMTAKVKAAVYAAYAGIPVVITSGFAGDNIIRVLNGESIGTLFHRDANQWAPAGEIGAHEMAVAARECSRRLQVVSSKDRSKILLDIADALKENENLILAENAADVAAAQQAGYEKSLISRLALKPGKVSGLANSLHMLANMEEPIGQVLKRTELAEGLILEKTTSPLGVLLIIFESRPEALVQIASLAIRSGNGLLLKGGKEAKRSNAILHKIITSSIPENIGKKLIGLVTSREDIPELLKLDDVIDLVIPRGSNKLVSQIKASTKIPVLGHADGICHVYVDKSADKDMAKQIVLDAKTDYPAACNAMETLLVHKDLVQTGLVNELIVELQIKGIWWSSMPSESDVDCFSINYHLN from the exons ATGGGCAGTAATGCGGATTTAACTCGAGCTTTTGTTAAAGACGTCAAACGCGTAATCGTAAAG GTTGGAACTGCTATTGTCACTCAAGCAGATGGCAGGTTGGCACTAGGAAGATTGGGAGCTCTGTGTGAGCAG ATCCAAGAACTGAATTCTGAAGGATATGAGGTTATTCTGGTCACTTCAGGTGCAGTTGGTGCTGGTCGACAACGGTTAAGATATAGAAGATTAGTTAATAGCAG CTTTGCTGATCTTCAAAAGCCACAACATGAGCTTGATGGGAAAGCTTGTGCAGCTGTTGGACAAAATAGTCTCATGGCTCTGTATGATTCATTGTTCAGTCAG TTGGATGTGACATCAGCTCAGCTTCTAGTGACGGATAATGATTTTAGGGATCCAGATTTCAGAAAACAACTCAGTGAGACAGTAAAATCATTGTTGTCCCTGAAGGTTATACCTATATTGAATGAAAATGATGCTGTCAGTACCAGGAAAGCTCCTTATGAG GACTCTTCTGGCATATTTTGGGATAATGACAGTTTAGCAGCTTTACTAGCTTTAGAGCTTAAAGCGGACCTTCTAGTTTTGTTGAGTGATGTTGAAGGTCTTTACAGTGGCCCTCCTAGTGATCCAAAGTCGAAGCTAATTCATACTTATGTAAAAGAGAGGCATGAGGGAGCTATTACCTTCGGAAACAAATCTAGGGTAGGACGAGGAGGCATGACTGCTAAAGTTAAAGCGGCTGTTTATGCAGCTTATGCTGGCATCCCTGTTGTGATTACCAG TGGCTTTGCTGGTGATAATATCATTAGAGTTCTCAATGGAGAATCTATTGGCACACTCTTTCATCGAGATGCTAATCAGTGGGCTCCAGCTGGAGAAATTGGAGCTCATGAGATGGCAGTTGCAGCAAGGGAGTGTTCTAGACGGCTTCAG GTTGTGTCTTCGAAAGACAGGAGTAAAATTTTGCTAGATATAGCTGATgctttgaaagaaaatgaaaatctgATCTTAGCTGAAAATGCTGCTGATGTAGCAGCTGCACAACAAGCTGGATATGAAAAATCTTTGATATCTCGATTGGCTTTAAAGCCTGGAAAG GTTTCTGGTCTTGCAAATTCTCTTCACATGCTTGCAAATATGGAAGAGCCTATTGGTCAGGTTCTAAAAAGAACAGAG CTTGCAGAGGGATTGATCTTGGAAAAGACAACATCTCCTTTaggtgttcttttgattatttttgaGTCACGGCCAGAGGCACTTGTTCAG ATAGCTTCATTGGCAATTAGAAGTGGCAATGGGCTCCTGTTGAAAGGAGGAAAGGAGGCCAAACGATCAAATGCAATCTTACACAAG ATTATTACTTCATCAATCCCAGAAAACATTGGCAAGAAACTTATTGGACTAGTGACTTCGAGAGAAGACATCCCTGAATTGCTCAAG CTTGATGATGTGATTGATCTTGTGATACCAAGAGGCAGCAATAAACTCGTTTCTCAAATCAAGGCTTCAACAAAAATTCCTGTTCTTGGTCATGCTG ATGGTATCTGCCATGTTTATGTTGACAAGTCAGCTGATAAGGATATGGCAAAGCAAATTGTTTTGGATGCTAAAACAGATTATCCTGCTGCCTGCAATGCAATG GAAACGCTACTTGTTCACAAGGACTTGGTGCAGACTGGTTTAGTTAATGAGCTAATTGTGGAACTTCAAATCAAAG GAATATGGTGGAGTTCGATGCCTTCCGAGAGTGATGTGGATTGCTTTTCAATAAATTATCATCTGAATTAA
- the LOC140034960 gene encoding CASP-like protein 5B1 — protein sequence MKDLFGSPGKVSGLLLRMGQCFFAAASLGVMASASGFSTATAFCYLIASMGLQLLWSFGLACFDVHALRLKRDLHNHIFVSLFVVGDWVTATLSLAASCSSAGVIVLLIKDTTICRTETKLSCDMFQISVGLAFVSWFLLAISSYVMFLLAASA from the exons ATGAAGGATTTGTTTGGGAGCCCAGGAAAGGTGAGTGGGCTGTTGTTGAGGATGGGACAGTGTTTTTTTGCTGCTGCTTCTCTTGGGGTTATGGCCTCTGCTTCTGGTTTTTCAACTGCAACTGCCTTCTG CTACTTGATAGCATCTATGGGGCTTCAGCTTTTGTGGAGTTTTGGACTTGCCTGCTTTGATGTTCATGCCTTGAGGTTAAAGAGAGACTTGCATAATCACATATTCGTCAGCTTGTTTGTTGTTGGCGATTGG GTTACTGCAACTCTGTCACTTGCAGCTTCATGCTCATCAGCAGGCGTAATTGTTCTTCTTATCAAAGACACAACTATTTGCAGAACCGAGACCAAACTATCCTGTGATATGTTTCAGATATCTGTAGGATTGGCTTTTGTTTCATGGTTTCTCCTTGCAATATCCTCCTACGTCATGTTTTTGCTTGCTGCTTCAGCTTGA
- the LOC140034958 gene encoding delta-1-pyrroline-5-carboxylate synthase-like isoform X1 → MGSNADLTRAFVKDVKRVIVKVGTAIVTQADGRLALGRLGALCEQIQELNSEGYEVILVTSGAVGAGRQRLRYRRLVNSSFADLQKPQHELDGKACAAVGQNSLMALYDSLFSQLDVTSAQLLVTDNDFRDPDFRKQLSETVKSLLSLKVIPILNENDAVSTRKAPYEDSSGIFWDNDSLAALLALELKADLLVLLSDVEGLYSGPPSDPKSKLIHTYVKERHEGAITFGNKSRVGRGGMTAKVKAAVYAAYAGIPVVITSGFAGDNIIRVLNGESIGTLFHRDANQWAPAGEIGAHEMAVAARECSRRLQVVSSKDRSKILLDIADALKENENLILAENAADVAAAQQAGYEKSLISRLALKPGKVSGLANSLHMLANMEEPIGQVLKRTELAEGLILEKTTSPLGVLLIIFESRPEALVQIASLAIRSGNGLLLKGGKEAKRSNAILHKIITSSIPENIGKKLIGLVTSREDIPELLKLDDVIDLVIPRGSNKLVSQIKASTKIPVLGHADGICHVYVDKSADKDMAKQIVLDAKTDYPAACNAMETLLVHKDLVQTGLVNELIVELQIKGVTLYGGPRASSLLNIPEARSFHHEYSSLACTVEIVDDVHAAIDHIHRHGSAHTDSIVTDDHDVAELFLHQLDSAAVFHNASTRFSDGYRFGLGAEVGISTSRIHARGPVGVEGLLTTRWVARGNGQVVNGDVGIVYTHKDLTV, encoded by the exons ATGGGCAGTAATGCGGATTTAACTCGAGCTTTTGTTAAAGACGTCAAACGCGTAATCGTAAAG GTTGGAACTGCTATTGTCACTCAAGCAGATGGCAGGTTGGCACTAGGAAGATTGGGAGCTCTGTGTGAGCAG ATCCAAGAACTGAATTCTGAAGGATATGAGGTTATTCTGGTCACTTCAGGTGCAGTTGGTGCTGGTCGACAACGGTTAAGATATAGAAGATTAGTTAATAGCAG CTTTGCTGATCTTCAAAAGCCACAACATGAGCTTGATGGGAAAGCTTGTGCAGCTGTTGGACAAAATAGTCTCATGGCTCTGTATGATTCATTGTTCAGTCAG TTGGATGTGACATCAGCTCAGCTTCTAGTGACGGATAATGATTTTAGGGATCCAGATTTCAGAAAACAACTCAGTGAGACAGTAAAATCATTGTTGTCCCTGAAGGTTATACCTATATTGAATGAAAATGATGCTGTCAGTACCAGGAAAGCTCCTTATGAG GACTCTTCTGGCATATTTTGGGATAATGACAGTTTAGCAGCTTTACTAGCTTTAGAGCTTAAAGCGGACCTTCTAGTTTTGTTGAGTGATGTTGAAGGTCTTTACAGTGGCCCTCCTAGTGATCCAAAGTCGAAGCTAATTCATACTTATGTAAAAGAGAGGCATGAGGGAGCTATTACCTTCGGAAACAAATCTAGGGTAGGACGAGGAGGCATGACTGCTAAAGTTAAAGCGGCTGTTTATGCAGCTTATGCTGGCATCCCTGTTGTGATTACCAG TGGCTTTGCTGGTGATAATATCATTAGAGTTCTCAATGGAGAATCTATTGGCACACTCTTTCATCGAGATGCTAATCAGTGGGCTCCAGCTGGAGAAATTGGAGCTCATGAGATGGCAGTTGCAGCAAGGGAGTGTTCTAGACGGCTTCAG GTTGTGTCTTCGAAAGACAGGAGTAAAATTTTGCTAGATATAGCTGATgctttgaaagaaaatgaaaatctgATCTTAGCTGAAAATGCTGCTGATGTAGCAGCTGCACAACAAGCTGGATATGAAAAATCTTTGATATCTCGATTGGCTTTAAAGCCTGGAAAG GTTTCTGGTCTTGCAAATTCTCTTCACATGCTTGCAAATATGGAAGAGCCTATTGGTCAGGTTCTAAAAAGAACAGAG CTTGCAGAGGGATTGATCTTGGAAAAGACAACATCTCCTTTaggtgttcttttgattatttttgaGTCACGGCCAGAGGCACTTGTTCAG ATAGCTTCATTGGCAATTAGAAGTGGCAATGGGCTCCTGTTGAAAGGAGGAAAGGAGGCCAAACGATCAAATGCAATCTTACACAAG ATTATTACTTCATCAATCCCAGAAAACATTGGCAAGAAACTTATTGGACTAGTGACTTCGAGAGAAGACATCCCTGAATTGCTCAAG CTTGATGATGTGATTGATCTTGTGATACCAAGAGGCAGCAATAAACTCGTTTCTCAAATCAAGGCTTCAACAAAAATTCCTGTTCTTGGTCATGCTG ATGGTATCTGCCATGTTTATGTTGACAAGTCAGCTGATAAGGATATGGCAAAGCAAATTGTTTTGGATGCTAAAACAGATTATCCTGCTGCCTGCAATGCAATG GAAACGCTACTTGTTCACAAGGACTTGGTGCAGACTGGTTTAGTTAATGAGCTAATTGTGGAACTTCAAATCAAAG GTGTTACTCTGTATGGTGGACCAAGGGCAAGCTCCTTGTTAAATATTCCAGAGGCACGTTCATTTCATCATGAATATAGTTCACTTGCTTGCACTGTTGAAATTGTGGATGATGTGCATGCTGCAATTGATCATATACATCGACATGGAAG TGCACATACAGATAGCATCGTAACTGATGATCACGATGTTGCAGAACTGTTTTTACATCAACTTGACAG TGCTGCTGTATTCCACAATGCAAGCACAAGATTCAGTGATGGCTACCGATTTGGGCTAGGTGCTGAG GTTGGGATCAGTACCAGTAGAATCCATGCTCGTGGTCCTGTAGGAGTTGAAGGCTTATTAACGACAAGATG GGTTGCAAGAGGAAATGGCCAAGTAGTGAATGGCGACGTAGGAATTGTTTACACGCACAAGGATCTTACAGTTTGA
- the LOC140034958 gene encoding delta-1-pyrroline-5-carboxylate synthase-like isoform X2 translates to MALYDSLFSQLDVTSAQLLVTDNDFRDPDFRKQLSETVKSLLSLKVIPILNENDAVSTRKAPYEDSSGIFWDNDSLAALLALELKADLLVLLSDVEGLYSGPPSDPKSKLIHTYVKERHEGAITFGNKSRVGRGGMTAKVKAAVYAAYAGIPVVITSGFAGDNIIRVLNGESIGTLFHRDANQWAPAGEIGAHEMAVAARECSRRLQVVSSKDRSKILLDIADALKENENLILAENAADVAAAQQAGYEKSLISRLALKPGKVSGLANSLHMLANMEEPIGQVLKRTELAEGLILEKTTSPLGVLLIIFESRPEALVQIASLAIRSGNGLLLKGGKEAKRSNAILHKIITSSIPENIGKKLIGLVTSREDIPELLKLDDVIDLVIPRGSNKLVSQIKASTKIPVLGHADGICHVYVDKSADKDMAKQIVLDAKTDYPAACNAMETLLVHKDLVQTGLVNELIVELQIKGVTLYGGPRASSLLNIPEARSFHHEYSSLACTVEIVDDVHAAIDHIHRHGSAHTDSIVTDDHDVAELFLHQLDSAAVFHNASTRFSDGYRFGLGAEVGISTSRIHARGPVGVEGLLTTRWVARGNGQVVNGDVGIVYTHKDLTV, encoded by the exons ATGGCTCTGTATGATTCATTGTTCAGTCAG TTGGATGTGACATCAGCTCAGCTTCTAGTGACGGATAATGATTTTAGGGATCCAGATTTCAGAAAACAACTCAGTGAGACAGTAAAATCATTGTTGTCCCTGAAGGTTATACCTATATTGAATGAAAATGATGCTGTCAGTACCAGGAAAGCTCCTTATGAG GACTCTTCTGGCATATTTTGGGATAATGACAGTTTAGCAGCTTTACTAGCTTTAGAGCTTAAAGCGGACCTTCTAGTTTTGTTGAGTGATGTTGAAGGTCTTTACAGTGGCCCTCCTAGTGATCCAAAGTCGAAGCTAATTCATACTTATGTAAAAGAGAGGCATGAGGGAGCTATTACCTTCGGAAACAAATCTAGGGTAGGACGAGGAGGCATGACTGCTAAAGTTAAAGCGGCTGTTTATGCAGCTTATGCTGGCATCCCTGTTGTGATTACCAG TGGCTTTGCTGGTGATAATATCATTAGAGTTCTCAATGGAGAATCTATTGGCACACTCTTTCATCGAGATGCTAATCAGTGGGCTCCAGCTGGAGAAATTGGAGCTCATGAGATGGCAGTTGCAGCAAGGGAGTGTTCTAGACGGCTTCAG GTTGTGTCTTCGAAAGACAGGAGTAAAATTTTGCTAGATATAGCTGATgctttgaaagaaaatgaaaatctgATCTTAGCTGAAAATGCTGCTGATGTAGCAGCTGCACAACAAGCTGGATATGAAAAATCTTTGATATCTCGATTGGCTTTAAAGCCTGGAAAG GTTTCTGGTCTTGCAAATTCTCTTCACATGCTTGCAAATATGGAAGAGCCTATTGGTCAGGTTCTAAAAAGAACAGAG CTTGCAGAGGGATTGATCTTGGAAAAGACAACATCTCCTTTaggtgttcttttgattatttttgaGTCACGGCCAGAGGCACTTGTTCAG ATAGCTTCATTGGCAATTAGAAGTGGCAATGGGCTCCTGTTGAAAGGAGGAAAGGAGGCCAAACGATCAAATGCAATCTTACACAAG ATTATTACTTCATCAATCCCAGAAAACATTGGCAAGAAACTTATTGGACTAGTGACTTCGAGAGAAGACATCCCTGAATTGCTCAAG CTTGATGATGTGATTGATCTTGTGATACCAAGAGGCAGCAATAAACTCGTTTCTCAAATCAAGGCTTCAACAAAAATTCCTGTTCTTGGTCATGCTG ATGGTATCTGCCATGTTTATGTTGACAAGTCAGCTGATAAGGATATGGCAAAGCAAATTGTTTTGGATGCTAAAACAGATTATCCTGCTGCCTGCAATGCAATG GAAACGCTACTTGTTCACAAGGACTTGGTGCAGACTGGTTTAGTTAATGAGCTAATTGTGGAACTTCAAATCAAAG GTGTTACTCTGTATGGTGGACCAAGGGCAAGCTCCTTGTTAAATATTCCAGAGGCACGTTCATTTCATCATGAATATAGTTCACTTGCTTGCACTGTTGAAATTGTGGATGATGTGCATGCTGCAATTGATCATATACATCGACATGGAAG TGCACATACAGATAGCATCGTAACTGATGATCACGATGTTGCAGAACTGTTTTTACATCAACTTGACAG TGCTGCTGTATTCCACAATGCAAGCACAAGATTCAGTGATGGCTACCGATTTGGGCTAGGTGCTGAG GTTGGGATCAGTACCAGTAGAATCCATGCTCGTGGTCCTGTAGGAGTTGAAGGCTTATTAACGACAAGATG GGTTGCAAGAGGAAATGGCCAAGTAGTGAATGGCGACGTAGGAATTGTTTACACGCACAAGGATCTTACAGTTTGA